From a region of the Candidatus Abyssobacteria bacterium SURF_5 genome:
- a CDS encoding glycine cleavage system protein H yields the protein MRAMHLILAILTFAVFIGVGFLIEFIKGRTLSKAILDAVSMDDENPSGNPAYVPPVAVLPGLTGAAPRVEGYALPEALYYHQGHSWVAPQGADTAIVGIDDFAGKLIGSPTSITVPKPGEIFRQGEKGWTISQSDKQVKMVFPVDGKVVAVNEAVLKNPTLIASEPYGRGWLFIIKSRSLQRNLRNLLSGSVARRWMEESATAFRTMFSGKLGIVYQDGGLPEDGLADYISAKEWREITGRLFMIE from the coding sequence ATGAGGGCTATGCACCTGATTTTGGCGATTCTGACTTTTGCGGTTTTCATTGGAGTGGGTTTTCTGATTGAGTTCATTAAAGGGAGGACGCTTTCGAAGGCCATTCTTGATGCCGTTTCCATGGACGATGAGAACCCGAGTGGAAATCCGGCCTACGTTCCGCCTGTTGCGGTGCTTCCCGGACTCACCGGTGCTGCGCCGCGGGTCGAAGGCTACGCCTTACCGGAAGCCCTCTATTATCACCAGGGCCATTCATGGGTAGCGCCTCAAGGGGCCGATACGGCGATTGTTGGCATCGATGATTTTGCGGGGAAATTGATTGGAAGCCCCACTTCGATTACCGTGCCGAAGCCGGGCGAAATCTTTCGACAGGGCGAGAAGGGGTGGACCATTAGCCAAAGCGACAAACAGGTGAAAATGGTATTTCCGGTTGACGGGAAAGTGGTTGCTGTAAATGAAGCAGTGCTAAAGAATCCAACGTTGATTGCGAGCGAGCCGTACGGCAGGGGATGGCTCTTTATTATCAAGTCGAGAAGCCTTCAGAGAAATCTCCGTAACCTTCTCAGTGGTTCTGTTGCTCGGAGATGGATGGAAGAATCGGCGACGGCATTCAGAACGATGTTCAGCGGCAAACTTGGAATTGTGTATCAGGACGGCGGTCTGCCGGAGGATGGGCTGGCGGATTACATAAGCGCCAAGGAATGGCGGGAGATCACCGGCCGGCTCTTCATGATCGAGTGA
- a CDS encoding 4Fe-4S dicluster domain-containing protein — MSKGMLIDTTLCVGCCMCEEACNEKNDLPKCDESDLSACKFTKVFERGDYYVRKMCMHCEEPACASVCPVGALKKLKEGPVIYYEKKCIGCRYCMQACPFQIPTYEWASAFPRVRKCWFCYDRVMAGSQPACAEACPTGATKFGDRKELVVEARKRIAENPDQYHSHIFGEHEVGGTSMLYLAAVPFGRIGFKSNLIEKPLPLLTWNVLSKIPDFVLVGGTLLGGVAWIINRRIILQDERIEEAERKRNAGEPTTRSGFFGRFGKK, encoded by the coding sequence ATGAGCAAAGGAATGCTGATCGATACAACGTTGTGTGTGGGTTGCTGCATGTGTGAAGAAGCGTGCAACGAGAAAAATGACCTGCCGAAATGTGATGAGTCAGATCTCTCGGCCTGCAAATTCACCAAAGTTTTCGAGCGGGGCGACTACTACGTGCGAAAGATGTGCATGCATTGCGAAGAGCCCGCCTGCGCATCGGTCTGTCCCGTCGGCGCATTGAAAAAGCTGAAGGAAGGGCCCGTCATTTATTACGAAAAAAAATGCATCGGGTGCAGATACTGCATGCAAGCATGCCCGTTCCAGATTCCGACGTATGAATGGGCGAGCGCTTTTCCGCGGGTGAGAAAATGCTGGTTCTGCTATGACCGGGTGATGGCGGGCAGTCAACCGGCGTGTGCCGAAGCCTGTCCGACCGGAGCCACCAAATTCGGCGACCGCAAAGAACTGGTGGTTGAAGCCCGGAAGAGAATCGCCGAGAACCCTGATCAATATCATTCGCATATTTTTGGCGAACACGAAGTGGGGGGGACCTCGATGCTCTATCTGGCTGCAGTTCCCTTCGGGCGGATTGGCTTCAAATCGAACCTGATCGAAAAGCCGCTCCCGCTCTTGACGTGGAATGTCCTCTCAAAGATCCCCGATTTTGTGCTGGTCGGCGGTACGCTGCTTGGGGGAGTCGCATGGATCATCAACCGGCGCATCATTCTGCAGGACGAGCGCATTGAGGAAGCTGAACGGAAGCGGAACGCGGGCGAGCCAACAACTCGTTCCGGGTTCTTCGGACGATTTGGGAAGAAATAG
- a CDS encoding Ni/Fe-hydrogenase cytochrome b subunit: MNRKWIPKITFWRCVFALIFLMGLYVSYIRFFKGLGASTNLNDKVPWGLWVGFDVLCGVGLAAGGFTITLVVHLFNMKKYKPIVPSTVLSAFLGYNLVSAGLMYDIGRPYRIWHPMRFWNHHSVMFEVALCVMMYTTVLALEFSPMIFKRLKWEKPLRIVKSITIPLVIAGFILSTLHQSSLGTVFLIVPGRLHQLWYTPILPLMFITSAIAAGLSMVIVESYISRRAFNKRLELDLLAGVGRAVLVVLAVYCVLKVKDLFNRDAIELLFDGSHESKMFLLEMGLGVAAPLGMLAVSRIRETQSGLFISSVMVVTGFVINRLNVSITGMISSSGVKYFPSWMEIGATVFLVAMGFALFGAAVKYLPVFPEETEQETEESLRYLVPERRPVMTP, from the coding sequence ATGAATCGCAAATGGATACCGAAGATAACTTTTTGGAGATGTGTATTCGCGCTGATATTCCTGATGGGCTTATACGTCAGTTATATTCGCTTCTTCAAGGGCCTGGGAGCATCAACGAATCTGAATGACAAGGTTCCATGGGGCCTGTGGGTTGGTTTCGACGTTCTGTGCGGTGTCGGCTTGGCAGCCGGTGGATTCACCATCACCCTCGTAGTTCATCTGTTCAACATGAAGAAATACAAGCCCATAGTGCCGTCCACTGTATTGAGCGCGTTTCTGGGATACAATCTTGTGAGCGCCGGATTAATGTACGACATTGGTCGTCCGTACCGCATCTGGCATCCCATGAGGTTCTGGAATCACCATTCAGTCATGTTCGAGGTGGCGTTGTGCGTCATGATGTACACGACCGTGCTCGCGCTTGAGTTCAGCCCGATGATTTTCAAACGCTTGAAATGGGAGAAACCATTGCGGATCGTGAAGTCGATAACCATTCCTTTGGTTATTGCCGGATTCATTCTCTCGACGCTTCATCAATCTTCTCTGGGGACTGTTTTCCTTATTGTCCCCGGAAGGCTGCACCAGTTATGGTATACGCCGATACTGCCGCTGATGTTCATTACATCCGCCATTGCGGCCGGCCTTTCCATGGTGATTGTGGAGTCCTACATCAGCCGGCGCGCCTTCAATAAACGCCTGGAACTGGACTTGCTGGCGGGAGTGGGGCGGGCTGTTCTGGTTGTTCTCGCGGTATACTGCGTGCTCAAGGTGAAGGATTTGTTTAACCGCGACGCAATCGAGCTCCTCTTCGACGGCAGTCACGAGAGCAAAATGTTTCTTCTGGAAATGGGATTGGGAGTGGCGGCTCCGCTGGGGATGCTGGCGGTCAGCAGAATCCGCGAGACCCAGAGCGGCTTGTTCATCTCTTCGGTGATGGTCGTCACCGGATTTGTAATCAATAGGTTAAATGTGAGCATCACCGGTATGATCAGTTCATCCGGGGTCAAGTATTTCCCTTCGTGGATGGAAATTGGAGCGACTGTTTTCCTGGTTGCAATGGGATTTGCGCTGTTTGGAGCGGCTGTTAAATACCTGCCGGTATTCCCGGAGGAAACCGAGCAGGAAACAGAAGAGTCCCTGCGGTACCTTGTTCCGGAGAGGCGCCCGGTCATGACGCCGTAA
- a CDS encoding HAMP domain-containing protein, protein MSLVTKLFSVSNSLAVKLIVCVVGSVVLIFGVFGYINVQNSRRHLEGLVLTSAQGVGDIVKRSTRLSMLRNGRDELYHMIKQIGNEPGIRRIRILNKEGKITFSTDENEVNTFVDKKAEACYACHTYEQPLVKLSRPDRARIFRENGGERLLGLIQPIENEPDCYTAPCHVHSETKKVLGVFDINLSLAKVDENISQYQRNIALNLLVVMIAVSGVSAGFVWLMIYGPVKKLIMGTKRIAMGDMDYVIETKSVDELGLLALSFNKMTRDLKKAQDEITEWTKTLEDRVAMKTNELQKANDLILQAEKLASIGRLAAIVAHELNNPLAGIVAYSKLLLKRMDNNTFSESSYAKSREIITMMMREALRCGDIVKNLLQFSRQSDLMFASEDICVIIRESVRLVEHLVTIRNIELQFELSEGIPAVSCDSQKIKQVLLALLINACDAVAEDGVVRVGCRWLAAVKAVEISVQDNGIGMEEETLRHIFEPFFTTKEEGNGVGLGLAVAHSIVERHGGAISVKSVVNEGTEFKITLPIAPAHKNEHSIVGTEDAAGFGEGDLLP, encoded by the coding sequence ATGAGCCTCGTCACAAAATTGTTCAGCGTCTCGAACAGCCTCGCCGTTAAACTCATTGTTTGCGTGGTCGGAAGTGTTGTGCTCATTTTCGGCGTGTTCGGGTATATCAACGTGCAAAACAGCAGGCGGCACCTGGAAGGGCTCGTTCTAACGAGCGCGCAGGGAGTTGGAGACATCGTCAAGCGCAGCACACGCCTCTCAATGCTGCGCAATGGCAGGGATGAGCTATATCACATGATCAAGCAGATCGGCAACGAACCCGGCATCAGGCGCATCCGCATCCTGAACAAGGAGGGCAAGATTACCTTTTCCACTGACGAAAACGAAGTGAATACCTTCGTCGACAAGAAAGCCGAAGCCTGCTATGCCTGCCACACGTACGAACAACCGCTGGTCAAGCTATCGCGTCCCGACCGCGCGCGCATTTTCCGCGAGAACGGCGGAGAAAGGCTGCTGGGACTCATCCAGCCGATCGAAAACGAACCCGATTGCTATACGGCTCCGTGTCATGTGCATTCCGAGACGAAGAAAGTGCTGGGAGTATTCGATATCAACTTGTCTTTGGCGAAAGTGGACGAAAATATCTCGCAGTATCAAAGGAATATCGCGCTGAACCTGCTTGTAGTCATGATTGCCGTCTCGGGAGTGTCGGCGGGATTTGTGTGGCTCATGATCTACGGGCCGGTAAAGAAGCTCATCATGGGGACGAAGCGCATCGCGATGGGGGACATGGATTACGTCATCGAAACGAAATCCGTTGATGAACTGGGACTGCTTGCGCTCTCTTTCAATAAAATGACGCGCGACCTCAAGAAAGCGCAGGACGAGATAACCGAATGGACGAAAACGCTCGAGGATCGCGTCGCCATGAAGACGAATGAGCTGCAAAAGGCGAACGACCTGATCCTGCAGGCCGAGAAGCTGGCCTCGATCGGGCGCCTGGCGGCCATCGTGGCTCATGAGCTGAATAATCCGTTGGCAGGCATTGTTGCCTATTCAAAGCTTCTCCTCAAGAGAATGGACAACAACACGTTTTCAGAAAGCAGCTACGCCAAGAGCAGGGAGATCATCACCATGATGATGCGCGAAGCCTTGCGCTGCGGCGACATCGTCAAGAATCTGCTCCAGTTCTCGCGGCAGTCCGATTTGATGTTTGCTTCTGAAGATATTTGCGTGATAATCCGGGAGTCGGTCCGCCTCGTCGAGCACCTCGTGACTATCCGTAATATTGAGCTTCAGTTCGAGTTGAGCGAGGGCATCCCCGCAGTGAGCTGCGACTCCCAGAAAATCAAACAGGTTCTGCTTGCGTTGCTGATTAATGCCTGCGATGCAGTCGCCGAAGACGGCGTTGTCAGGGTCGGCTGTCGGTGGCTGGCGGCTGTGAAGGCGGTAGAGATTTCCGTGCAGGATAACGGAATAGGGATGGAGGAGGAGACGTTGCGCCACATTTTCGAGCCTTTTTTCACCACGAAAGAAGAGGGAAACGGGGTAGGACTCGGATTGGCTGTGGCTCATTCGATTGTCGAGAGGCATGGCGGCGCCATTTCGGTCAAGAGCGTTGTCAATGAGGGTACCGAATTTAAGATAACTCTGCCGATAGCGCCCGCGCACAAGAACGAGCATTCCATTGTGGGGACCGAAGATGCGGCCGGCTTCGGAGAAGGTGATCTGCTGCCATGA
- a CDS encoding cytochrome C, which yields MRNFKRRKDSTIILLIFLSGFVLFHFAGKFAAPLLVYDRQKQPVGFNHAKHGDDVGVSCDTCHFFYDDGSWSGIPKMEVCANCHSEVLGESEEEKKLVMDFIQQNREVEWGLYFRQPQCVSFSHSSHVRGAKLSCETCHGPQGLSRSAVEYLTNRITKYSYVVYDTDVSLTLNTVIGKKEKNIWGTMGMDECAACHRARGTSTACFICHK from the coding sequence ATGAGAAACTTCAAGAGGCGTAAAGATTCGACGATCATACTGCTGATCTTTCTGTCGGGGTTTGTTCTCTTCCATTTCGCGGGCAAGTTTGCGGCGCCCTTGCTGGTGTATGACCGCCAGAAGCAGCCGGTCGGATTTAATCATGCCAAACATGGGGACGACGTCGGAGTTTCTTGCGATACATGTCATTTCTTTTACGATGACGGCAGTTGGTCGGGAATACCGAAGATGGAGGTCTGCGCGAACTGCCATAGCGAAGTCCTTGGAGAGTCGGAAGAAGAAAAGAAGCTGGTGATGGATTTCATTCAGCAGAACAGGGAAGTCGAGTGGGGCCTGTATTTCCGGCAGCCTCAATGCGTCTCGTTTTCACATTCGTCTCATGTGCGCGGAGCAAAACTTTCGTGCGAGACCTGCCATGGACCGCAGGGGCTCTCTCGGAGCGCCGTCGAGTACCTTACCAACAGGATTACGAAGTATAGCTATGTTGTTTATGATACCGATGTATCACTAACGCTGAACACCGTTATCGGGAAGAAAGAGAAGAACATTTGGGGCACTATGGGAATGGATGAATGCGCCGCCTGCCACCGCGCCAGAGGAACAAGCACGGCATGTTTTATCTGCCATAAGTAA